The DNA region TCGAGGAGCTACGCCGCTTGGCATTTCTCAAGATCGTGCATCGGCTGGGGCTGCCACTGGACACCGCGGCTGCCGTGCTCGACGCCCCGAGTGAGCAATGGCGCGACACAGTCCGTCACCAGATCGACGAACTGGACCGGGTGATCGCGCAGGCGCGGGCAGCGCAGCAGTTCCTCACACACGCGTTGCACTGTCCGACTGAGCACCCCGCCCGCGAGTGCGCCACCATGAGAGGTGCCTTGGACGGACTGCTCAATGGGATGAGTGTGGAACAGCTTGCCGCCGAGCACCCTCCGGCCGAATGACGCGGGCTGGCGCGATCAGTCCGCGGCCGTCGTGCTGCCGAGCAGATCACGCACCCGGTTGGCGACCCGGATGAATTCCGGGCGCTCCATGCTCTCGGCGTAATCCCGCTCGGCAGGCAGGTCGACGTCGAGTGTCTCGACGACTCGACCCGGCCGCGGACTCATCACGACCACCCGGTTGGCGAGGTATACCGCCTCGGCGACCGAATGGGTCACCAGAACCACCGTCGTGCCGGTTTCGCGCCAGATACGGTGCAACTCGACGTTCATCTTTTCGCGGGTCAAGGCGTCGAGAGCCCCGAACGGCTCGTCCATCAGCAGCACGCTCGGTTCGTGCAGCAGCGCCCGGCACAACGAAACACGTTGCTGCATACCGCCGGAAAGCTCATAGGGCAGCGCGTTCTCGAACCCGGTGAGGCCGGTCATGTCGATCAGCTGGTCGCATCGGCGCTGGGCGACCTGACGCGGCATGCCGCGCATCTCCGCCTGCAGCAGGATGTTCTTGCGGACCGAGCGCCATTCCAGAAGCGCAGCGCGCTGGAACACGTAGCCGATTTCGCGCTGCGGACCGTCAACGCTGTTGCCGCGCAGCCGAACCGTGCCCGACGTGGACTCGGTCAGGCCGGCGACGACCTTGAGCAGCGTCGATTTACCGCAGCCCGAAGGGCCGGCGATCGACACGAACTCGCCGTCGGCGACCCGCAGATCGACATCCTCGATCGCGGTGACGGTGGCACGTTTCGACGAGAACGTCACGTTCAGGTTCTCGATGGTGATGGCGTCAGAGGTCATGGTGGTCCTCGGCGCGGTGATGGATGCGGTGGTCATATCGTGGCTCTCCCTACTGCCCGGCATTGGGGGCGAAGGACGACGCCCAGTACTCGCCAGGGTCTTTGGCGCTCTGCAGCAGTCCGGCGTCGCTGAGCGTGGCGATGGTGGAAGTCCAGTCCTCCTCGGCGTTCGTGCCGGGGGCCTGCCCGGTGGTGGCCGGAGTGCTCAGCAGCGGAATGGTCTCCTGCCACTGCTGGAGCAGCACATGCTCCGGGGGCGTCTGGGGGTCGACGCCGACCATGGCCGCGACCGCGGCTTCAGGATTCTCGATGGCCGCGGCGTAGGACTCACTGGTGGCATCCAGCATCGCCTGTGCCAGTTCCGGGTTGTCGGCGATCGTCGAGTTGTGCGCGATCAGTCCGTTGCTGAAGAAGTTCAAGCCGGCATCGGAGTAGCGGAAGTAGCGCATCTCGCGGCCACTCTTGTCGGCGAGGTTGGGTCCCTGATCGTGGGCGAACCCGATCAGCCCGTCCACCCGGCCGGCCAACAGGGCCGCCATCTTTCCGGCCGAGTCCAGGTTCTGTTGGCCGACCTCATCAGGGTTCAGGCCGACGTCGGCCAGGAACAGCGGGAACGTGGTGGTGGGTGCATCTCCGGCGGATACCGCGATGGTGCGGCCCGCCAGATCGGCCGGTTCCTCGATCCCGGAGTCGGCGAACACCTGAACCGCCGACGGAGTGGTCTGCAGGAAGACCCCGATGCTCTTGATGTCGACGCCCTGGTCGATGTTGCTCAACACCGCCGCGGTGTCGGACCAGCCGAAGTCGACCTGCTGACCGCCGACCGCCTGAGCGGTCCTCGTGGACCCCTGGCCGGGTTCGATGGTCAAGTCGATGCCGTGGTCGGCGAAGATGCCTTCCTGCACGCCGTAGTACAGCGGGGCGTGCTCACCGTAGGGATACCAGTTCAGCATCAGCGTCGCCGGTGTCGTCGAACCTTCGGCTCCGCCGTCTGCGGCGGGGGTGGTCTCCGATGGGGTGCTGGTGCCCCCGCAGGCGGTGATGGTCAGCATCGCGGCGGCTGCGGCGGCGATGGCCGCCATGGTACGTCCTCGAGTCAAAGTCATTGTTATTACTCCTGATTCGGTGTTGGCGTCGCGGTCAGGCGGCGGTGGAAGCGGAATTCACGGTGCGGCGCGAGGCGTGCCACGGGATCAGCAGCCTTTCGGCGATCTCGATGATCGCGAACAGCACGATGCCGAGGATCGACATGATGATCAGCGCGGAGAACAGCATCGCGGTGTCGAGGTTGCCGTTGGCCTGCAGGATGACGTATCCGAGACCTTCGTTGGCGCCGACGAATTCGCCGACCACGGCGCCGGTGACCGCCAGGGTGGCTGCCACCTTCAGCCCCGACATCAGCTGGGGCAGTGAAGCGGGAAAGCGGATCTTCATGAACGTCTTGAACCTGCTCGCGCCCATCGTCGAGGTGAGCTCGAGGATTTCGGGGTCAACCGAGCGCAACCCGGCAAGCCCCGAGATGACGATCGGGAAGAAGGCCATCAGGACAGCCACCAGGATCTTCGGGGACGGTCCGAACCCCAGCCACACGACGAACAGTGGCGCGATGGCGATCTTCGGGATCACCTGGGCGAACAGGATCAGTGGGTAGACGGTTTTCTCCAGACTCGCCGAGTAGACCATCACCACGGCGACGAGCACCCCGACGATGGCGGCGATGACGAACCCGATCACCGTCTCCCAGGCGGTCACCCAGGTGTTCTGCGCCAGGTAGGCGGCGTTCTCCTGGGTGACGCGCCAGGTGTCCGCGGGGGACGGCAGGATGTAGGGCGCCACCAGTTCGGCCTCGGTGACCGCCCACCATCCGGCGAGGAGCGCGAGTACCAACGCCAGCGGTCGCCACAGGTTGGCCGCGGTTCGGCGCACCGGGAAACTCGGCCGCCAGGAGCGTCGTCGGGTGGTGGTCGGCGGGGAGGCCGACCCGGAGGGGCGCAAGCCCGCCGATGCGGTTATCGCCATGTGGAATGTCCCTTGGTTGCAGTGCTCGAGTATGGGACCCGAGTGGGAATGCGCTTTCCGAAGCGGTTCCGACGATAACGTGACCCAGCGCACACTGTCAATCGATTCCCGGCCTGAGCCGCAAACCGGCTGGTCAGGGAAGTTTGGTGCTGTCGCGGAGCACAACCTGCCCCGCGACGCGCTCCCGCAGACCGTCGATGTCCGAGCACAGCGCCAGTTCGATCGCCCGGGCGCCGATCTGCTCCAAGGGTAGGGCCACCGTGGACAGGCTCGGGGTGTGGTCACGCAGCGTGGGGATGTCGTCGAAGCCCGCGATGCACACATCCCGGGGCACCTGGAGTCCCAGTCCACGCCAGGCCGCGATGGCGCCGATCGCCATCACGTCGGTGACGGCGAACACGCAGGTCGGCGGGCCGCCGGCGTCGGGATGGAGCTGCAGGGCGGCCGCGAGTCGTCGCGCGGCGGAGAACCCGCCGTCGCGGGTGAAGTCACCCGACACCTCGACCAGCGGGGTGAGTCCGCAGCGTCCCAGCGCCTCAACGAATCCGTTGCGCCGGTCCACTGCCGTCCGAATGCTGCCGGGGCCGCCGATGATCGCGAACTGGGTGTGTCCCGCAGCCACCAGGGCGTTCGCCAACTCACCTGAGGCCGAATGGTTTTCGGGCTCGACCGCACTGCCGAACGCCAGTGGCTGGCCGATGACCACGACCCGCCCGCCGTTGTCCTGGTAGCGGCCGAACTCGGCTTCCAGATCGCGGTCGAGGTGCCCACTCTGGCGGGATCCGGCAAGGACGATCGCATCGGCGCGGTGGGCGATGAAGGTGCTCACCGACTCCCGTTCGATGTCGTAGTCACGTTCGGTGCTGGCCAGGAGCACCTGCTTGCGGGCGGTCCTCGCGGCCGCCTGGACGCCTCGGGCGATCGACGAGAAGTACGGGTCGGCGATGTCGTGCACGATCAGGCCGAGGAGTCCGGTGGATGCTCGTGCCAGGGCCTGTGCCTGCGCGTTCGGCACGTAGCCGAGTTCCCTGGCGGCGGTGCGGACGCGGTCTGCCACCCCTTCTCCCGGAATCCTGCTGGATCCGTTGAGCACCCGCGACGCGGTGGCCTGCGAGACGCCGGCCCGCACCGCCACATCCTGGAGTGTCACCGCCGCCATGTTCGCTGCTCCCGCTCTCGAGCGCCGTGTTGTCGCCGCGGGCCGCACCGGTGGCCGACGCGGCCCGGGTTGACCGTGACGCCTGTACAGCTTACGCTGGAAAGCGCATTCCGAAGTGCTGACACCACGTTTCCTCTCCCCTGAGGTGCGACTGGTGCAGGTCAATCGACAGCACGCGCCGGTGGCGGCCGAGATCCGCCGAGGTGCACGGACAAGGAAGCTTCCTGATGACTTCACCGACATCATCGTCGACGCCCCCTGGAAACGGTCGGAGAACACTCCGCATCGCCATGAACGGCGTCACCGGGCGGATGGGCTACCGCCAGCACCTGGTGCGCTCGATCCTTCCTCTGCGCGACGACGGTCTGCTGCTCGAGGACGGCACCCGCATCGACGTCGAGCCGATCCTGATCGGCCGCAACGCCGACAAGATCGCCGCCCTGGCCGCGCAGCACGGCGTCACGGAGTGGACCACCGATGCCGCGTCGGTGATCGCCGACCCCACGATCGATGTGTACTTCGACGCCCAGGTGACGTCCCGGCGGGTCGAGGCCCTGACGTCGGCGATCAAGGCCGGAAAGCACGTGTACACCGAGAAGCCGACCGCAGAAACCCTCACGGAGGCAATAGAACTGGCCCGGATGGCGGAGAACGCCGGGGTGGTGGCCGGCGTGGTGCATGACAAGCTGTACCTGCCGGGCCTGGTCAAGCTTCGGCGGCTGGTCGACGAGGGATTCTTCGGACGCATCCTGTCGATGCGTGGCGAGTTCGGCTACTGGGTGTTCGAAGGCGACGGCCAACCCGCCCAGCGGCCGAGTTGGAACTACCGGTCCGAGGACGGCGGCGGCATCACCGTCGACATGTTCTGCCACTGGAACTACGTCATGGAGAGTCTCCTGGGGCCGGTGCAGGCGGTGACCGCGCGTGCTGTCACCCACATCCCGACGCGGTGGGACGAGGACCGCCGACCCTACAGTGCGACCGCCGACGACGCCGCGTACGGGATCTTCGAGATCGACGGCGGCATCGTCGCTCAGATCAACTCCTCCTGGGCGGTACGGGTATACCGGGACGAACTCGTGGAATTCCAGATCGACGGCACGCACGGGTCCGCGGTCGCCGGACTGAGGCGCTGTGTGGCCCAGCAACGGGCGCACACCCCCAAACCCGTCTGGAATCCCGACCTTCCGGTGACCGAGCCGTTCCGTGACCAATGGCTCGAGGTGCCGGCGAACGCGGACCTCGACAATGGCTTCAAGCTGCAGTGGGAGGAGTTCCTGCGCGACGCCGTCGCCGGGCGGCCCCACCGGTTCGGATTGCTGTCGGCTGCCCGCGGTGTGCAACTGGCCGAACTCGGCCTGCAGAGTTCGGCGCAGGGGCGTCGCCTCGAGGTCCCGGAGATCGTGCTGTGACGGCCACCACCGACCCCGCGACCACCGCGTCGGTGCTGTTGCCGTCGGGTGTCGGGCTGGATCGGTATCACCTGGGCGAGCCGGGGCAGTGGCGTCGGCCCGTCGCCCCGATCACCTCCCGGGTCGTCTACGCCGCGGCACACGTGGTGCCGAAGACCCTGGCGGACAACACTCCCGGTGCACCTGCCGACCTGGACTGGGACACGACGATGGCATACCGCCATGAGCTCTGGTCCTACGGGCTCGGAGTGGCCGACGCGATGGACACCGCCCAGCGCGGCATGGGCCTGGACTGGGCCGCCACGCGTGAGCTGATCGAACGCAGTGGGCGCGAGGCCGCTGCCGTGGGCGGTCTGCTGGCCTGCGGTGCAGGCACCGATCAGCTCGCAAGCGGCGACGTGCCCGGTGGGGCCCGCGGGCTGGCTGTCATCACCGACGCCTACCGCGAGCAGATCGACGTGGTGCGTGCAGCGGGTGCCCGGGTGATCCTGATGGCATCGAGAGCGCTCGCAGGCGCGGCGTCCTCACCCGCGGACTATCTGTCGGTCTACGGCAGCCTGCTCGCCGAGGCCGACGCTCCCGTGATACTGCACTGGCTCGGCGAGATGTTCGATCCTGCGTTGCGCGGCTATTGGGGGAGTACCGACATCAAGAGCGCCACAGGGGTATTGCTGAAACTCATCGAGCAGCACGCCGACAAGGTGGACGGTGTCAAGGTGTCGCTGCTCGATGCCCGGCACGAGGTCGAACTGAGACGGGCGCTGCCCGCCGGCGTCCGTATGTACACCGGTGACGACTTCAACTACCCCGAGCTGATCATCGGTGACGACCAGGGTCACTCCGATGCCCTGCTCGGAATCTTCGCCGCGATCTATCCTGCTGCGTCGACGGCGCTGCAGGAACTCGATGCCGGCAACCGGGACATCGCGCAGAACATTCTCGAGTCCACCCGGGCGCTGGGCCGTCACATCTTCGCCGCACCCACGTTCTACTACAAGACCGGCATCGCGTTCCTGGCGTGGCTCAACGACCACCAGCGTGGCTTCACGATGGTCAGCGGACTGGCCACGGGACGCTCCGTGAGCCACCTGTGCGAGGTCTTTGTGCTGGCCGACCGTGCCGGACTGCTCGCCGATCCGGATCTGGCGGCGCATCGGATGCGAGAGTTCCTGTCGGTCAACGGAGTCGGCTGATGTCGAATCCGTTCGCCAGGTTGTCGCTCAACACGATGACCACGAAGAACTGGACCCTGCGTCAGGCCGCGGAGGCCACCGCGGCGGCCGGCCTGCCCGCGATCGGTGTGTGGCGTGACCGCGTCGCCGAATCCGGAGTCGAGCTGTCGGCAAAGATTCTGCGCGACAACGGATTGCGGGTGTCGTCGTTGTGTCGGGGCGGATTCCTCACCGGGGTCGACGATGGTCCGGCTGCCGTCGATGACAACCGACGGGCCATCGACGAGGCCGCCACCCTCGGCGCCCCCGAGCTGGTCATGGTGATGGGCGGCATCCCCGATCGCGACCTCGTGGGCGCGCGTGCCCGGATGGCGCAGCGGCTGGCCGACCTCGTGCCCTACGCCGCCGAACGTGACGTGCGGTTGGCTTTGGAGCCGCTGCACCCGGTGTTCTGCGCCGATCGGGCGGTGATCTGCACGCTCACACAAGCTCTCGAGCTGGCGGCGCCGCATCCGGCGCGGTCCGTCGGCGTCGTCGTCGACACCTTTCACGTGTGGTGGGATCCCGCGCTGGCCGGCGCGATCGCCGCTGCAGGCGCTCAGGGCCGGATCAGCAGTTTCCAGATCTGCGACTGGCTCGTGCCGATGGCCGCAGACCCTCTGGTGTCACGCGGCATGATGGGCGACGGCGTCATCGACTTCGCCGCGATCGGCGCGCTGGTCC from Mycobacterium sp. DL includes:
- a CDS encoding dihydrodipicolinate synthase family protein, giving the protein MLLPSGVGLDRYHLGEPGQWRRPVAPITSRVVYAAAHVVPKTLADNTPGAPADLDWDTTMAYRHELWSYGLGVADAMDTAQRGMGLDWAATRELIERSGREAAAVGGLLACGAGTDQLASGDVPGGARGLAVITDAYREQIDVVRAAGARVILMASRALAGAASSPADYLSVYGSLLAEADAPVILHWLGEMFDPALRGYWGSTDIKSATGVLLKLIEQHADKVDGVKVSLLDARHEVELRRALPAGVRMYTGDDFNYPELIIGDDQGHSDALLGIFAAIYPAASTALQELDAGNRDIAQNILESTRALGRHIFAAPTFYYKTGIAFLAWLNDHQRGFTMVSGLATGRSVSHLCEVFVLADRAGLLADPDLAAHRMREFLSVNGVG
- a CDS encoding sugar phosphate isomerase/epimerase family protein, producing MSNPFARLSLNTMTTKNWTLRQAAEATAAAGLPAIGVWRDRVAESGVELSAKILRDNGLRVSSLCRGGFLTGVDDGPAAVDDNRRAIDEAATLGAPELVMVMGGIPDRDLVGARARMAQRLADLVPYAAERDVRLALEPLHPVFCADRAVICTLTQALELAAPHPARSVGVVVDTFHVWWDPALAGAIAAAGAQGRISSFQICDWLVPMAADPLVSRGMMGDGVIDFAAIGALVRDAGYVGDVEVEIFNEAVWATDGSTVLETMKQRYHDLVWPTLAG
- a CDS encoding ABC transporter ATP-binding protein, producing the protein MTTASITAPRTTMTSDAITIENLNVTFSSKRATVTAIEDVDLRVADGEFVSIAGPSGCGKSTLLKVVAGLTESTSGTVRLRGNSVDGPQREIGYVFQRAALLEWRSVRKNILLQAEMRGMPRQVAQRRCDQLIDMTGLTGFENALPYELSGGMQQRVSLCRALLHEPSVLLMDEPFGALDALTREKMNVELHRIWRETGTTVVLVTHSVAEAVYLANRVVVMSPRPGRVVETLDVDLPAERDYAESMERPEFIRVANRVRDLLGSTTAAD
- a CDS encoding LacI family DNA-binding transcriptional regulator → MAAVTLQDVAVRAGVSQATASRVLNGSSRIPGEGVADRVRTAARELGYVPNAQAQALARASTGLLGLIVHDIADPYFSSIARGVQAAARTARKQVLLASTERDYDIERESVSTFIAHRADAIVLAGSRQSGHLDRDLEAEFGRYQDNGGRVVVIGQPLAFGSAVEPENHSASGELANALVAAGHTQFAIIGGPGSIRTAVDRRNGFVEALGRCGLTPLVEVSGDFTRDGGFSAARRLAAALQLHPDAGGPPTCVFAVTDVMAIGAIAAWRGLGLQVPRDVCIAGFDDIPTLRDHTPSLSTVALPLEQIGARAIELALCSDIDGLRERVAGQVVLRDSTKLP
- a CDS encoding Gfo/Idh/MocA family oxidoreductase yields the protein MNGVTGRMGYRQHLVRSILPLRDDGLLLEDGTRIDVEPILIGRNADKIAALAAQHGVTEWTTDAASVIADPTIDVYFDAQVTSRRVEALTSAIKAGKHVYTEKPTAETLTEAIELARMAENAGVVAGVVHDKLYLPGLVKLRRLVDEGFFGRILSMRGEFGYWVFEGDGQPAQRPSWNYRSEDGGGITVDMFCHWNYVMESLLGPVQAVTARAVTHIPTRWDEDRRPYSATADDAAYGIFEIDGGIVAQINSSWAVRVYRDELVEFQIDGTHGSAVAGLRRCVAQQRAHTPKPVWNPDLPVTEPFRDQWLEVPANADLDNGFKLQWEEFLRDAVAGRPHRFGLLSAARGVQLAELGLQSSAQGRRLEVPEIVL
- a CDS encoding ABC transporter substrate-binding protein, with amino-acid sequence MAAIAAAAAAMLTITACGGTSTPSETTPAADGGAEGSTTPATLMLNWYPYGEHAPLYYGVQEGIFADHGIDLTIEPGQGSTRTAQAVGGQQVDFGWSDTAAVLSNIDQGVDIKSIGVFLQTTPSAVQVFADSGIEEPADLAGRTIAVSAGDAPTTTFPLFLADVGLNPDEVGQQNLDSAGKMAALLAGRVDGLIGFAHDQGPNLADKSGREMRYFRYSDAGLNFFSNGLIAHNSTIADNPELAQAMLDATSESYAAAIENPEAAVAAMVGVDPQTPPEHVLLQQWQETIPLLSTPATTGQAPGTNAEEDWTSTIATLSDAGLLQSAKDPGEYWASSFAPNAGQ
- a CDS encoding ABC transporter permease is translated as MAITASAGLRPSGSASPPTTTRRRSWRPSFPVRRTAANLWRPLALVLALLAGWWAVTEAELVAPYILPSPADTWRVTQENAAYLAQNTWVTAWETVIGFVIAAIVGVLVAVVMVYSASLEKTVYPLILFAQVIPKIAIAPLFVVWLGFGPSPKILVAVLMAFFPIVISGLAGLRSVDPEILELTSTMGASRFKTFMKIRFPASLPQLMSGLKVAATLAVTGAVVGEFVGANEGLGYVILQANGNLDTAMLFSALIIMSILGIVLFAIIEIAERLLIPWHASRRTVNSASTAA
- a CDS encoding MerR family transcriptional regulator, which codes for MDVIPISEAASRLQMTPSALRYYDERGLVRPRSRRSGRRMYGIEELRRLAFLKIVHRLGLPLDTAAAVLDAPSEQWRDTVRHQIDELDRVIAQARAAQQFLTHALHCPTEHPARECATMRGALDGLLNGMSVEQLAAEHPPAE